The Styela clava chromosome 3, kaStyClav1.hap1.2, whole genome shotgun sequence genome includes the window aaatgattttatacgTATAAATTGCAATTGAAGAATAACTCAAAGAAGTCTCGAATTCGTTGACTCATGTAAAGATTCCGATATCAAACTCACAGCAAGTTTTTTGGCGCTCATAAGTGATGTACCataatggaggtaactaattttgtttgcctactttacatcaagttgtgtaaaaggactgaaacttatgggcagggggtatattcacttggctaacacagacagtgcccgaactcgtaatagcactaaaaaaaggaaaatcggaataaaattatggactaatcctaacctggtacacacactactggagtaCCAGCTTTTTAACATTTATGCTAGTTTTTGTGATAATGGGCAATCAACAGCTGAAAGGCAGCCAAAAAGGGTAAGGGTAGCTGCATTGTTTACCGCGCCTAGGTGTCTGTTAATTTGATGATTACCTGTATTTGCATAATAGGATATTATTTAGATTCGTGATTGGATTGATAATGTTATTTGAAAAGAGATTTAAATTAGTCTCAGCGTAAGCATTTCAAAATTAGTTATGTAATAATTATTTTCTccacaaaaattcaaataacgAGGAATTTAAATAATTACGTCACTAATTATTATCGTTCCTGCTAATCAACCCCTACTTTTAGGTTGAATACTATTCGGTTTATCAATATTGATTctatttgaaatcaatttttttcgtCGTGCATAATCTTTACCTTGTCTTATATAAGTTCGGGTGTCAATCCTATCCCGTTATAGTAATGTAACAAGGAATGGAACATTTTGAATTTGTACAtaaagacaaaacaaaatgcagagcATATGAGTATTAGGACTCGTTACcagttaaattattttttaaatgggTTATTGACATCTTTTGTGCATTCTTTGAACAGCATTTCAAACAGTTATCTTGATGTTGACGAAAATTATTGTAAATGATAAAGCTTTTTTCATTGCATTGAGCAGAGCGTTGAACgcataaatatcaaaatgtggTGCAATTGTCTATTTCACGACAAGCTTGACCATGATCTATGTAGAAATtaagttttaaatttaattcgAAATAACTTCGCTCAAAATCACGCGGTCGCTTACAGGGTTTTTCATCAAAAGTGCTGTTTTACAATTGTTAAAGTTCAGGATCTCCAGGAGGAAGTAGTCATCACGAGCCGTCGATAGTCATCCTTCGAATACTATTACTAGCAGCGCAACTACAGGGTGTAGttgaaaatgagaaaaagtTTGGATGCGGTGAGTAACTCGGAAAAGTGATGAGGGTGGCAAATCAGAAATAATGCAAATTATAGTAACGTCGCTATGAATTTGttcatacaattttttttaattttctgtgGGTCCTGAAGTAATAATTTATAACATTTTAATCCATGTTCTTGTGAAAAGATATGATATCGAAAGCACAGTGTAAACACCTTTGCTTCATACAAAATTTGATTCCACCACCAAAGTAGAAACATTTCCAAGCTTGAAAATAGCCcatcatatatattcaattttagaaCTGTGTTTCCtgtttctttcttttttttcgatttgaAGTAACATGATATTGTACTtccacattttttaatttttcacctccAAAGGTCAATATTAAATTATTGCCTCTACACAATGGCGCCAAGTGAAATATACTTTATTCGATATATTTACAAAGGATTAGAGCCGCTAGTCAGTATATTATTCACCGCCTGTTGTCTTTCGCCGTCTATCAATAATCAATTCAATATTGCTAATCTGGCAACTTTACATTCGGTGAACATCAAATAAATTAACTTCACTGGAACGGATAATATTACATATAATAATCTTCATTTTGCCATTAATTAATGAAAGTACAGTAGACGATGTAGTATGTCAGTAAGAGACAACTTGAAAGCATGTTCGAAGTCTTCTAGTACATGACTGCAACGTCAAGACCAAAACTAATATTCCAATTCATTCAAACTAATTACGTTATAATCCAATTAGAGAGTAATGATTTATGTTCCTACATATGTATACAATGTAATCGTGTGATGCGTATTCGGATATATACTGGATAACTAAATAAGGGAGTTCGTTTATTGCTTTATAAAAGACAAGCAAGGTTGTTTTTTAGTTCAATCTTGCTGGTACGCTGAGCAAAGCCAGCATACGTTTCCGGTTATTATAGTTTAAAGTCGCAAGATTGCTACTTGTCTGAAATGattggaaatattttcattgtgtGCGAAATTTCCAGCATGGAGCAAAGTTGTAGCAATTTCGCGTTGCGTGCCCCAATATAGACATCTTTCGCGTCAAAATGGTGATATACTGGAGGGTTATTTATCACTAAATGCATCTGCCGTAACGTATTGTTTCGTCCATATTgtttaattatttcaatatctaaaatcggtatatatattatatttcattataaattcagtttatttcattattcagcTTTTATACCTTGAATAAAATATGTACATACATCAACTATTTTCTGTGTTTGTAATCGTATCAACAGTACAATGCCTGCTCGCATTCCCGGCAAATTCAGCCTGTCATTCTAATCAAGACGGTCAAGTACCTGAGTCAGTTTACGATGTCCTGTTTTCAAACGTAAAAAACAACGAAGAGAAACGACAACACTGGACGACAGGTATAGGCCCCGGTGGAAAAAGATCGTTCAACGGCTTAGAAGAGGATGATGACACGGTGGtttcaaatttaaacaaaaagaaacttggCTATTTGATATGGCTGACAATTTCGCGAAAAAATCCTTACAATCCTGACTTGATGACTCGTCAACATTGGACAAGCGGGTTAGCACCTGGCGGAAGAGCAGTTATCGATAAGAAGCAACATTGGACAACTGGCTTATCTCCAGGAGGAAAAAGAGAATTTTATCACCCTTACGATTCTGATGTATCACGGTATTTTATCATTATCTGTTTTTAACTTATATACAGACGTTTATCCCAAAGATATATCTTATTATTACTAACGGTAATATTCTTTTTGTGAACTTTTGTTAAAACACGTTTAAAATTTTAAGCAAACTTTGAGTGATTCGAAAAAATCAAAGACTTCCATAAAATGGCTCAAGAAAGTAATATTAGTAATGTCTCAGATATACGTTAAAACCAGTCCCCACAATAAAGATAACATCTAATGAAACTTCTATAGGTGTACACTACTGAAATAGCGGGCTTACTTCCATTACTACGACCTCGGTCCATGAATGAAACTAAAAGTCGAACACGACCGGGAATAGATCTCAGTAATTTTAAAATccagatttcaatattttaagaCCTATCCACCTGGTTAGAATAGAGCTACATGTGGTAGAGCTACAGG containing:
- the LOC120342299 gene encoding uncharacterized protein LOC120342299 — protein: MYIHQLFSVFVIVSTVQCLLAFPANSACHSNQDGQVPESVYDVLFSNVKNNEEKRQHWTTGIGPGGKRSFNGLEEDDDTVVSNLNKKKLGYLIWLTISRKNPYNPDLMTRQHWTSGLAPGGRAVIDKKQHWTTGLSPGGKREFYHPYDSDVSRNNKKEKTNSEYMNNFYNQLQTDFEKSDNWNEPVMRGMSNDIEQDWISDGLLGAHGSLDSENDNAVLLPTFQRNDAAGSIASSRQANPEELAILE